A genomic window from Brassica oleracea var. oleracea cultivar TO1000 chromosome C8, BOL, whole genome shotgun sequence includes:
- the LOC106310991 gene encoding peroxidase 34-like isoform X2 has product MHSSYSFSTSSTWTILITLACIMFRASLSDAQLTPTFYDTSCPNVTNIVRATIVNELRSDPRIAASILRLHFHDCFVNAGGPSWRVPLGRRDSLQAFFSLSNDNLPSPFFTLPELKASFGKVGLDRPSDLVALSGGHTFGKNQCQFIIGRLYNFSNTGLPDPTLNTTYLQTLRGLCPLNGNRSALVDFDLRTPTVFDNKYYVNLKEQKGLIQTDQELFSSPNATDTIPLVREYADGTQKFFDAFVEAMNRMGSITPLTGTQGEIRLNCRVVNSNSLLQDVVELVDFVSSI; this is encoded by the exons ATGCATTCCTCTTATTCTTTTTCTACTTCTTCGACTTGGACAATCTTAATCACATTGGCATGTATTATGTTTCGTGCGTCTCTGTCCGATGCTCAACTTACACCTACCTTTTACGACACTTCATGTCCTAATGTTACTAACATCGTACGTGCCACCATTGTCAACGAGCTAAGATCGGACCCTCGTATCGCCGCGAGCATCCTTCGTCTTCACTTCCACGACTGCTTTGTCAAT GCAGGAGGTCCTTCTTGGAGAGTTCCTTTGGGGAGAAGAGACAGCTTGCAAGCATTTTTCAGTCTATCTAATGATAATCTTCCTTCTCCATTCTTCACACTTCCAGAACTTAAAGCTAGCTTTGGAAAAGTTGGCCTCGACCGTCCTTCTGATCTTGTTGCTCTCTCTG GGGGTCACACATTTGGTAAAAATCAATGCCAGTTCATTATAGGCAGACTATACAATTTCAGCAACACCGGTTTACCTGATCCTACCCTCAATACTACTTACCTCCAAACTCTTCGTGGACTATGCCCCCTTAATGGTAACCGGAGTGCCTTGGTGGATTTTGATCTGCGTACCCCTACGGTTTTCGACAACAAATACTATGTGAATCTCAAAGAACAGAAAGGTCTTATCCAGACTGACCAAGAGTTGTTCTCTAGCCCCAATGCCACAGACACAATCCCCTTGGTGAGAGAATATGCTGATGGCACACAAAAATTCTTCGATGCGTTTGTGGAGGCCATGAATAGGATGGGCAGCATTACACCTCTTACGGGAACTCAAGGAGAGATCAGATTGAATTGTAGGGTGGTGAACTCCAACTCTCTACTCCAAGATGTGGTTGAACTCGTTGATTTCGTTAGCTCTATATGA
- the LOC106310991 gene encoding peroxidase 34-like isoform X1: MHSSYSFSTSSTWTILITLACIMFRASLSDAQLTPTFYDTSCPNVTNIVRATIVNELRSDPRIAASILRLHFHDCFVNGCDASILLDNTTSFRTEKDAVGNANSARGFPVIDTMKAAVERACPRTVSCADMLTIAAQQSVTLAGGPSWRVPLGRRDSLQAFFSLSNDNLPSPFFTLPELKASFGKVGLDRPSDLVALSGGHTFGKNQCQFIIGRLYNFSNTGLPDPTLNTTYLQTLRGLCPLNGNRSALVDFDLRTPTVFDNKYYVNLKEQKGLIQTDQELFSSPNATDTIPLVREYADGTQKFFDAFVEAMNRMGSITPLTGTQGEIRLNCRVVNSNSLLQDVVELVDFVSSI; the protein is encoded by the exons ATGCATTCCTCTTATTCTTTTTCTACTTCTTCGACTTGGACAATCTTAATCACATTGGCATGTATTATGTTTCGTGCGTCTCTGTCCGATGCTCAACTTACACCTACCTTTTACGACACTTCATGTCCTAATGTTACTAACATCGTACGTGCCACCATTGTCAACGAGCTAAGATCGGACCCTCGTATCGCCGCGAGCATCCTTCGTCTTCACTTCCACGACTGCTTTGTCAAT GGTTGTGACGCATCGATCTTGTTAGACAACACGACATCGTTCCGAACAGAGAAAGATGCAGTCGGAAACGCAAACTCGGCTAGAGGATTTCCTGTGATTGATACAATGAAAGCCGCGGTGGAGAGGGCTTGCCCAAGAACCGTTTCATGCGCAGATATGCTCACCATCGCTGCTCAACAATCTGTCACGTTG GCAGGAGGTCCTTCTTGGAGAGTTCCTTTGGGGAGAAGAGACAGCTTGCAAGCATTTTTCAGTCTATCTAATGATAATCTTCCTTCTCCATTCTTCACACTTCCAGAACTTAAAGCTAGCTTTGGAAAAGTTGGCCTCGACCGTCCTTCTGATCTTGTTGCTCTCTCTG GGGGTCACACATTTGGTAAAAATCAATGCCAGTTCATTATAGGCAGACTATACAATTTCAGCAACACCGGTTTACCTGATCCTACCCTCAATACTACTTACCTCCAAACTCTTCGTGGACTATGCCCCCTTAATGGTAACCGGAGTGCCTTGGTGGATTTTGATCTGCGTACCCCTACGGTTTTCGACAACAAATACTATGTGAATCTCAAAGAACAGAAAGGTCTTATCCAGACTGACCAAGAGTTGTTCTCTAGCCCCAATGCCACAGACACAATCCCCTTGGTGAGAGAATATGCTGATGGCACACAAAAATTCTTCGATGCGTTTGTGGAGGCCATGAATAGGATGGGCAGCATTACACCTCTTACGGGAACTCAAGGAGAGATCAGATTGAATTGTAGGGTGGTGAACTCCAACTCTCTACTCCAAGATGTGGTTGAACTCGTTGATTTCGTTAGCTCTATATGA